The DNA region GCGGTAGTTGAGCGTGATCCAGTAGGCGTAGAGCTTGGCGCATCCGTAGGGGCTGCGTGGGTAGAAGGGCGTCGTCTCGCGCTGGGGTACCTCCTGAACCTTGCCGAACATCTCGGAGCTGCTCGCCTGGTAGAACCTGGCGGCGCTGCCGGTCGTCCGGAGCGCCTCCAAGATGCGGACGGTGCTCATGCCGGTCGTGTCGCAGGTGTACTCCGGGATGTCGAAGCTCACGCGGACGTGGCTTTGCGCTGCGAGGTGGTAGACCTCGTCGGGCTCCGTCTGGTGGAGCAGCTTGATCAGGTTCGTCGTGTCGGTGATGTCCCCGTAGTGGCAGTAGAGCCGCACGCCGGCCTCGTGCGGGTCGTGCAGCATGTGATCGATCCGGTCCGTGTTGAACGTGCTGGTTCGTCGAATGATCCCGTGGACTTCGTAGCCCTTGTCGAGGAGCAACTCGGTCAGGTAGGAACCATCCTGCCCGGTGATGCCTGTGATGAGCGCCTTCTTGGGCATGAGCTACTCCCCTTTCCCGCGAGCCAGGATACGCGTCGCCAGCGCCCTTACTTCCTGCGCTCGCTCACGAGGGCAGATCAGCAGGGCGTCGTCTGTATCGACGATGATCATGCTGTCGAGTCCCACTGTGGCGATCAGGCGCTTGCCACCGAAGATGAGGCAGTCTCGCGTGTCGAGACCTTCGTGCGTCGCGCTGACGGCGTTCCCGTCATCGTCGCGTTGCCAGACGTTCCAGACCGATTCCCAGCTTCCGACGTCGTCCCAGCCGATCTCTGCCGGGATGACGAGGATGTTCGTCGCCTTCTCCATCAGACCGTAGTCGATGGAGACCCCGACGATCCGTGGGTACGTCTCAGAGAGACGAGCCGGGTCGTCAGCAATCGAGTCGACGGCGTCGAGGAGCTCGGGTTGGTGGAGCCCCAGAGCGTCGAAGAACGATGTGAGCCGCCAGACGAACATGCCGCTGTTCCACAGGTAGTGTCCCTCGCGGACGAACGCCTCAGCCAGCGACAGGTCGGGTTTTTCCGTGAACCTCTGGACGCCGTAGGCGGCGAACGAGCCTTCGTCGTCGGTGTGTTCCGAGAACTGGATGTATCCGTACCCGGTCTCAG from Candidatus Poribacteria bacterium includes:
- a CDS encoding mannose-1-phosphate guanyltransferase produces the protein MSAGNLHVIVLAGGKGTRFWPLSTPNKPKQFLSLFDDRSLLLSAVERVRPLVGNDRIWISTDGELADLARTELADLPHEHFVIEPVARNTLPGIALACAQVRAVDPAAVVAVVCADHLIRDESGFRSLLASAAALAARHDCLITFGIRPTRPETGYGYIQFSEHTDDEGSFAAYGVQRFTEKPDLSLAEAFVREGHYLWNSGMFVWRLTSFFDALGLHQPELLDAVDSIADDPARLSETYPRIVGVSIDYGLMEKATNILVIPAEIGWDDVGSWESVWNVWQRDDDGNAVSATHEGLDTRDCLIFGGKRLIATVGLDSMIIVDTDDALLICPRERAQEVRALATRILARGKGE